One Deltaproteobacteria bacterium genomic window carries:
- a CDS encoding acyl-CoA dehydrogenase, with translation MEYLIDQQDIEFLFKDVLDIEGLKACPPYKDYGADDYLMIANEALKFAKNEMAPLNQKGDQTGAKLVNGKVILPEGFPELFKAYGQNGFFAVDIDPQWGGQGLPVVINSLLMEYFIGANCSFALLSLLTKGASNLVATFGTEELKKQVCQKMFSGEWAGTMCLTEPQAGTAVGDLSTKAIPQNDGTFLIQGTKIFITGGDHNCADNIIHLVLARVEGDPAGSKGISLFVVPKIWINSDGTLGEPNDIQVVNIEHKMGINASPTCLVTFGDNKKCRGFLVGERRQGLPQMFQLMNEARLNVGLQGLAIGSTAYEHAKKYAKERVQGGSTSIIEYPDVKRMLATQKAYVEALRAMIYTAAIFEDLSHHHPDTKVREPAEDLIDFLTPICKAYGSDRGFDICNLAVMVHGGYGYTREYPVEQYLRDVKISAIYEGTNGVQALDLLGRKLRLKNGGLFKTYYEWIQQFCEQAKSDATVGALIPQLNKALQHLRESVEIFAQKSSENLGYAQLHAMPFLNSCGDVTSAFLLLKAASIAGNQLKSASLAQEKTFYENKIKTARFFVSQILPQTESRLTSLKSGDESGLELEF, from the coding sequence ATGGAATATTTAATCGATCAGCAAGATATCGAGTTTTTATTCAAAGATGTTTTAGACATTGAAGGCCTAAAAGCTTGCCCGCCTTATAAAGACTATGGCGCCGATGATTATCTGATGATCGCCAACGAGGCCTTGAAATTTGCCAAAAACGAAATGGCCCCGCTGAACCAAAAAGGCGATCAAACTGGGGCAAAATTGGTGAATGGCAAAGTCATTCTTCCTGAAGGCTTTCCTGAACTCTTCAAGGCTTATGGGCAAAACGGTTTTTTTGCGGTAGATATTGACCCCCAATGGGGCGGGCAAGGGTTGCCGGTGGTCATCAATTCTTTATTAATGGAATATTTTATCGGGGCCAATTGTAGTTTTGCCCTACTTTCGTTGCTTACCAAAGGGGCCTCTAACTTAGTTGCAACATTCGGAACTGAAGAATTAAAAAAACAGGTTTGTCAAAAAATGTTTTCAGGGGAGTGGGCCGGCACCATGTGTCTCACCGAGCCCCAAGCTGGCACCGCAGTGGGCGACCTCAGCACCAAAGCCATTCCTCAAAACGATGGCACATTTCTCATTCAAGGCACCAAAATCTTTATCACCGGTGGCGACCACAATTGTGCCGACAATATTATTCACTTGGTTCTAGCCCGTGTAGAAGGCGACCCTGCCGGGTCTAAAGGAATTTCTCTTTTTGTCGTACCCAAAATATGGATTAACTCTGACGGAACTCTTGGTGAACCCAACGACATTCAGGTTGTGAACATCGAACATAAAATGGGAATCAATGCCTCCCCTACTTGCCTGGTCACCTTTGGGGATAATAAAAAATGCCGTGGCTTTTTAGTGGGAGAACGCCGCCAGGGCCTGCCACAAATGTTTCAATTGATGAACGAAGCCCGGCTAAACGTTGGCCTGCAAGGGCTAGCCATTGGCTCCACCGCCTATGAGCATGCCAAAAAATATGCCAAAGAACGCGTGCAAGGGGGCAGCACCTCAATCATCGAATACCCCGATGTTAAACGCATGCTCGCCACCCAAAAGGCTTATGTTGAAGCTTTGCGGGCCATGATTTACACGGCCGCCATCTTTGAAGATTTGTCGCATCATCACCCCGACACCAAAGTTCGCGAGCCTGCCGAAGATTTGATCGATTTTCTCACACCCATTTGCAAGGCCTATGGTTCGGATCGAGGTTTTGATATTTGTAATTTAGCAGTCATGGTTCATGGCGGTTATGGCTATACCCGGGAATACCCGGTAGAACAATATCTGCGGGATGTGAAGATTTCGGCTATTTATGAAGGCACCAATGGGGTTCAAGCCTTAGATCTTTTAGGAAGAAAATTACGCTTAAAAAATGGTGGGCTTTTTAAAACCTATTATGAATGGATTCAACAATTTTGTGAGCAGGCAAAATCAGATGCCACGGTGGGGGCTTTAATCCCTCAGCTCAACAAAGCGCTGCAACACTTGAGAGAATCGGTAGAAATTTTTGCCCAAAAATCGAGCGAAAATTTAGGCTACGCCCAACTTCACGCAATGCCCTTTTTGAATTCTTGCGGTGATGTTACGTCGGCCTTTTTACTTTTAAAGGCAGCTAGCATTGCAGGTAATCAATTAAAATCTGCAAGCCTTGCCCAAGAAAAAACTTTTTATGAAAATAAAATCAAAACGGCGCGCTTCTTTGTGAGCCAAATACTGCCTCAAACCGAAAGCCGGCTTACGTCGTTGAAAAGCGGGGATGAGTCGGGATTAGAGTTAGAATTTTAA
- a CDS encoding 3-keto-5-aminohexanoate cleavage protein produces MEIREDRGFAGNAADGSFLEVPLVGAELTREHTPYLPLTPEEIAQSGIAAVAAGASLLHLHVRDAQGKPTLDSQVISRVMELIRKDCPEVILQVSTGGAVGDPYETRMGVLVCKPEMASLTTGTTNFGDEVFLNPRPFVEKLAGLMRDKNIKPELEIFDLSMMEEGLRLIEKDWVKEPAHFQFVLGVPGALQAASENLNLLLSRLPKKATWSVAAVGRHQFPMVELAIQKGGHVRVGMEDNIYLEKGVLAKSNAELVEKAAMIIKQQGFVVAKPDQAREILSL; encoded by the coding sequence ATGGAAATACGTGAGGATCGTGGCTTTGCGGGCAACGCCGCAGATGGGTCGTTTTTAGAGGTCCCCTTAGTGGGGGCTGAACTCACTCGTGAGCACACGCCTTATTTGCCTTTAACCCCTGAAGAGATTGCTCAAAGCGGCATTGCAGCCGTGGCGGCGGGGGCTTCTTTATTACACCTTCACGTCCGTGATGCTCAAGGCAAGCCGACGCTTGATTCTCAAGTGATCAGTCGAGTCATGGAACTCATTCGAAAGGATTGCCCTGAGGTTATTTTGCAAGTTTCTACGGGTGGTGCGGTGGGTGATCCTTATGAAACAAGAATGGGCGTGTTGGTGTGTAAGCCTGAGATGGCTTCTCTTACCACAGGCACAACTAATTTTGGTGACGAGGTTTTTTTAAATCCACGCCCCTTTGTTGAAAAATTAGCTGGGTTGATGCGAGATAAAAATATTAAACCCGAGCTAGAAATTTTTGATTTAAGCATGATGGAAGAGGGTTTAAGACTCATTGAAAAAGATTGGGTAAAAGAACCAGCTCATTTCCAATTTGTCTTAGGAGTGCCTGGTGCCCTCCAGGCTGCGTCAGAAAATTTAAATTTATTGTTATCCCGATTACCTAAAAAAGCTACCTGGAGTGTAGCCGCGGTGGGGCGCCATCAATTTCCCATGGTAGAGCTTGCGATTCAAAAAGGGGGCCACGTGCGAGTGGGAATGGAGGATAATATTTATTTGGAAAAAGGAGTGCTTGCTAAGAGTAATGCGGAATTGGTAGAAAAAGCCGCCATGATCATTAAACAGCAAGGTTTTGTTGTTGCTAAACCTGATCAAGCAAGGGAGATTCTGTCATTGTAG
- a CDS encoding class II fructose-bisphosphate aldolase: MQLFAKIEDLKKSYEGVLTLSNDLTQVTVLNPNLIRDPLINSLVYNATFNSNADIVAACRWLVRATAQALGIFPSSIQPVYEAMAAGKLTGFTTPAINVRGFTYDFVAAVLRAAKKKTAFPVIFELAKSEMGYTQQTPAEYATAVIAAAIKENYQGPLYIQGDHFQISAAKYTKDSTPQVEEIKKLVSQAIEAGFYNIDIDTSTLVDLSKSTLTEQQRTNFELGALFTEYIRKTEPKDVTISIGGEIGEVGHKNSTVEELVAYMDGFHGCLKGKNMKGPSKVSVQTGTSHGGIPLADGTVAKVKLDFDTLRELSKVARERYGMSGAVQHGASTLPDELFHKFPEVKASEIHLATGFQNLILDHPQFPMSLKQEIYAHLREKCKEEWSAGQTEEQFYYKTRKKSFGPFKKQMWDLDANLKKAIFTTLQEKFEFLFDQLSVSGKRQEVLNFAKIDKVNKKAPPFLQIESPNEAKRKAS, encoded by the coding sequence ATGCAGCTGTTTGCAAAAATTGAAGATCTAAAAAAATCTTATGAAGGGGTTTTAACTTTATCTAATGATCTTACTCAAGTTACAGTATTAAATCCCAATTTAATTCGCGACCCATTAATCAACTCTTTAGTTTACAACGCCACGTTCAACTCCAATGCCGATATTGTTGCTGCCTGCCGGTGGCTTGTCCGTGCAACAGCTCAAGCCCTAGGCATTTTTCCCAGTTCCATACAACCTGTTTATGAAGCCATGGCAGCAGGAAAGTTAACGGGTTTTACAACACCAGCCATTAACGTGCGTGGTTTTACTTATGACTTTGTTGCTGCGGTACTTCGCGCAGCCAAGAAAAAAACCGCCTTCCCCGTTATTTTTGAATTGGCAAAATCCGAAATGGGTTATACCCAGCAAACCCCCGCAGAATATGCAACAGCGGTTATTGCTGCAGCCATCAAAGAAAATTATCAGGGCCCGCTTTATATTCAGGGTGATCATTTTCAAATCAGTGCGGCTAAATACACCAAAGATTCCACCCCTCAAGTCGAAGAAATTAAAAAATTGGTGAGCCAAGCTATCGAAGCAGGTTTTTATAATATCGATATCGACACTAGCACTTTAGTTGATCTTTCCAAATCAACCTTAACCGAACAACAGCGCACCAATTTTGAATTGGGTGCTTTATTTACGGAATATATTCGGAAAACCGAACCCAAGGATGTGACTATTTCGATTGGGGGTGAAATTGGCGAAGTGGGGCACAAAAATTCAACGGTTGAAGAATTGGTGGCCTATATGGATGGCTTTCACGGATGTTTAAAAGGAAAAAACATGAAAGGGCCGAGTAAAGTGAGTGTGCAAACCGGCACTAGCCATGGCGGGATTCCGCTCGCTGACGGTACGGTTGCTAAAGTCAAACTCGATTTTGATACATTGCGCGAGCTATCGAAAGTAGCGCGGGAACGTTATGGTATGTCGGGTGCGGTGCAACATGGGGCAAGCACTTTGCCCGATGAGCTGTTTCACAAATTTCCTGAAGTTAAGGCTAGTGAAATTCATTTGGCCACCGGTTTTCAAAATTTGATTTTAGATCACCCTCAATTTCCTATGAGCCTCAAACAAGAAATTTATGCTCATTTAAGAGAAAAATGTAAAGAGGAATGGAGTGCAGGGCAAACGGAGGAACAATTTTATTACAAAACTCGCAAAAAATCTTTTGGCCCCTTTAAAAAACAAATGTGGGATTTAGACGCCAATCTCAAAAAAGCAATCTTTACGACATTACAGGAAAAATTTGAATTTCTGTTTGATCAATTAAGTGTTTCAGGTAAGCGCCAAGAAGTTTTGAATTTTGCCAAGATTGATAAGGTCAACAAAAAGGCCCCCCCTTTTTTGCAAATAGAAAGCCCAAACGAGGCCAAACGTAAAGCTAGCTAG
- a CDS encoding discoidin domain-containing protein gives MSKMTSRRHAGRACPGPRAGDPASIRSFRTKRGIFGFLLLMLFLTSCGRVIDLLKPKEEAAGPLVPQSTVSPSLPSNPSIPDATIKNAAEVKLRIINYPREYGYYGKDYWGPSLLTDGIITDHAYSSASGEKFPMRFVFELAAGQSKLTQIGISNYCQGWDDSHAKTVEIYLSDDIDPNKTEAYQKVKAVILAHQKEIQNFDIEPTYARYLALNITENYGGSWAILNEVKAWGSN, from the coding sequence ATGTCAAAAATGACGTCACGCCGTCATGCCGGACGAGCCTGCCCCGGCCCACGAGCCGGGGATCCGGCGTCTATTCGTTCATTTCGAACGAAGAGAGGAATTTTTGGCTTTTTGTTGTTGATGCTATTTTTAACTTCTTGTGGGAGGGTGATTGATCTACTCAAACCTAAAGAAGAAGCCGCTGGTCCGCTGGTTCCGCAATCAACCGTTTCACCATCACTCCCCAGCAACCCATCTATTCCAGATGCAACCATCAAAAACGCAGCCGAAGTAAAATTAAGAATCATAAATTATCCCCGTGAATATGGTTATTATGGAAAAGACTATTGGGGCCCAAGTTTATTAACCGATGGCATTATTACCGACCATGCCTACTCCAGCGCCAGTGGAGAAAAGTTTCCGATGCGCTTTGTCTTTGAATTGGCGGCTGGGCAATCTAAATTAACCCAAATTGGTATTTCTAATTACTGCCAGGGTTGGGACGATAGTCATGCTAAGACGGTTGAAATTTATCTAAGCGACGATATTGATCCTAATAAAACCGAGGCTTACCAAAAAGTTAAAGCCGTTATCTTAGCTCACCAAAAAGAAATCCAAAATTTTGATATTGAACCTACCTATGCAAGATATTTGGCCTTAAATATCACCGAAAATTACGGTGGGTCGTGGGCTATTTTGAACGAAGTCAAAGCTTGGGGAAGTAACTAA
- a CDS encoding twin-arginine translocase TatA/TatE family subunit translates to MSMPSLWEWGVIVLLVVLIFGAKRLPELGSSLGKGIRNFKKTVSGESDKEIENKKS, encoded by the coding sequence ATGTCGATGCCAAGCCTATGGGAATGGGGAGTGATTGTTTTGTTGGTAGTTTTGATCTTTGGGGCCAAGCGATTACCCGAGTTAGGTTCTTCTTTAGGTAAAGGGATTCGAAATTTTAAAAAGACGGTTTCGGGCGAATCTGACAAAGAAATCGAAAATAAAAAATCTTAA
- the coaBC gene encoding bifunctional phosphopantothenoylcysteine decarboxylase/phosphopantothenate--cysteine ligase CoaBC, with translation MGQLSGKTIVVGISGGIAIYKVCEVVRRLKVAGACVHVVMTKAAQAFVSPLTFQTLSGNTVHTDLFNLTEESHISHITLADSGDLILLAPATANTLAKANLGIADDLLSTILVATHAPLLIAPAMNVNMWNHPQTKSHLQSLKKKGATIIEPGVGDLACGWEGEGRLAEPTEILQRVFGFFGVSNQLADKKVLINAGPTREYLDPVRFISNPSSGRMGYALAEAAKSLGASVILVSGPTMLPTPAGIDTLRVENAKEMLEICKKHFPACDLFIATAAVGDYQAKNKGKNKIKKDKDALMLELVRTPDILELLSKIKKHQRMVGFAAETENMLAYAKEKLKKKNLDAIVANPISQSNPAFASHENQATLIFADGKTVKFPRQSKEQLARKILKEISNKFFR, from the coding sequence ATGGGCCAACTTTCCGGAAAGACCATTGTTGTCGGCATCTCAGGGGGGATTGCTATTTATAAAGTCTGTGAAGTGGTGCGCCGGCTTAAAGTGGCCGGGGCCTGTGTGCACGTTGTTATGACGAAGGCAGCCCAAGCCTTTGTAAGCCCCCTAACCTTTCAAACCCTGTCGGGCAACACCGTTCATACCGACCTTTTTAATTTAACCGAAGAATCGCACATTAGCCACATTACCTTAGCAGACTCAGGCGATCTCATCTTGCTAGCCCCTGCCACTGCCAATACCTTGGCCAAGGCCAATTTGGGCATTGCTGACGATTTACTTTCTACAATTCTAGTAGCAACCCATGCCCCCCTACTCATTGCACCGGCCATGAATGTCAACATGTGGAATCATCCTCAAACCAAAAGTCATTTACAATCGCTTAAGAAAAAAGGCGCTACTATTATTGAGCCCGGCGTGGGTGATTTGGCCTGTGGTTGGGAAGGTGAAGGGCGTTTGGCTGAACCTACGGAGATTTTGCAACGGGTTTTTGGTTTTTTTGGGGTTAGCAATCAACTCGCTGACAAAAAAGTTTTGATCAACGCGGGGCCTACCCGTGAATATCTTGACCCCGTCCGTTTTATTTCTAATCCAAGTTCAGGCCGTATGGGTTATGCTTTGGCCGAAGCCGCTAAAAGCCTAGGTGCCAGTGTCATTTTGGTATCGGGGCCGACAATGTTACCAACGCCTGCAGGCATCGACACCCTACGAGTAGAAAATGCTAAAGAAATGTTAGAAATTTGTAAAAAACATTTCCCGGCTTGTGACTTATTTATCGCCACCGCTGCGGTTGGTGATTACCAAGCAAAAAATAAGGGGAAAAATAAAATTAAAAAAGACAAAGATGCTTTAATGTTAGAATTAGTGCGTACCCCAGACATTCTTGAACTTTTAAGCAAAATTAAAAAGCATCAACGCATGGTTGGTTTTGCGGCTGAAACTGAAAATATGTTGGCTTATGCTAAAGAAAAATTAAAAAAGAAAAACCTCGATGCCATTGTGGCAAACCCTATTTCTCAATCGAACCCCGCCTTTGCTAGCCATGAAAATCAAGCCACGCTGATCTTTGCTGATGGGAAAACGGTTAAATTTCCTCGCCAAAGCAAAGAACAATTGGCTCGTAAAATACTAAAAGAGATCTCAAATAAATTTTTCAGATGA
- a CDS encoding STAS-like domain-containing protein: MKKISIYKLAGTFAENKDIARDIRMNEIIPSLNKNEEVILDFEQVDAATQSFIHALISDLLRKFGVEILDRIAFKSCSENVKKVIGIVVNYMQEGIGDDDNH; this comes from the coding sequence ATGAAAAAAATCAGTATTTATAAGCTAGCAGGAACCTTCGCTGAAAACAAAGACATCGCCCGAGATATTCGAATGAATGAAATCATCCCCTCTCTAAATAAAAATGAAGAAGTTATTTTAGATTTTGAACAAGTTGATGCCGCAACTCAATCATTTATTCATGCCCTTATCAGCGATTTATTAAGAAAATTTGGAGTAGAAATTCTAGATCGCATTGCCTTCAAGTCCTGCTCTGAAAATGTCAAAAAGGTTATTGGTATTGTCGTAAATTACATGCAGGAAGGCATTGGTGATGACGACAATCATTGA
- the mgtE gene encoding magnesium transporter — MAEYLLSLEDIQELWPLLSPQEKVESLQFVPRHLAEDFFLSLSAHDQAELVLNLPPMDRRSWVRFLPPDDVADILQSVNKTRYEDVLPYLDDQTRKEVSALLAYAEDNAGGLMNPRFARLRPEMNLDEAISYLKRQTREQIETIYYTYVLDEQQHLLGVVSFRELFSGKPELKVKDIMRMDMVKALDTMDQEALSRLFTKYNLLAMPIVDSENRLKGIVTIDDIVDVVNEEATEDIQKLGGMEALESPYLKTSFFRMIRKRGGWLSALFVGEMLTASVMGYFEVHIVRAVFLAMFIPLIISSGGNSGSQASTLVIRAMALGEIGFRDWWMVVRREIFVGLTLGSILGAIGFLRVIAWQGLFNSFGPYATKVGFTVFGSLVGVVTFGTLAGSGLPFLLKKWRLDPASASAPFVATLVDVSGILIYFSLAGVLLHDVLFG; from the coding sequence ATGGCTGAATATTTATTATCTTTAGAAGACATCCAAGAACTTTGGCCGCTGCTTTCCCCGCAGGAGAAAGTGGAGAGTTTGCAATTTGTTCCCCGTCATTTAGCAGAAGACTTTTTTTTATCGCTTTCTGCCCATGACCAGGCCGAATTGGTGCTTAATCTTCCTCCCATGGATCGAAGATCCTGGGTGAGATTCTTACCTCCTGATGATGTGGCCGATATTTTGCAGAGTGTGAACAAAACTCGTTATGAAGATGTTTTGCCCTATTTAGACGACCAAACTCGAAAAGAAGTTAGTGCGCTCTTGGCCTATGCAGAAGATAATGCGGGTGGTTTGATGAATCCGCGGTTTGCCAGGCTCAGGCCCGAGATGAATTTAGATGAAGCTATCAGTTATTTAAAACGCCAAACTCGCGAACAAATCGAAACGATTTATTATACCTATGTGTTAGATGAGCAGCAGCATCTACTCGGTGTTGTATCTTTCCGTGAATTATTTTCAGGAAAACCTGAACTGAAGGTTAAAGATATTATGCGCATGGATATGGTGAAGGCCCTAGATACTATGGATCAAGAGGCCTTAAGCCGCCTTTTTACAAAATATAATTTACTGGCCATGCCGATTGTTGATTCCGAAAATCGGCTTAAAGGTATTGTTACCATCGATGACATCGTTGATGTTGTTAACGAAGAGGCCACCGAAGATATCCAAAAATTGGGTGGTATGGAGGCCTTAGAATCGCCTTATCTCAAAACCAGTTTTTTTCGCATGATTCGCAAAAGGGGAGGTTGGCTTTCGGCTTTATTTGTAGGTGAAATGTTAACGGCTTCGGTCATGGGTTATTTTGAAGTACACATTGTGCGTGCGGTTTTTTTAGCGATGTTCATCCCTTTGATTATTAGTAGTGGGGGCAATTCAGGTTCTCAAGCTTCTACCCTGGTGATTCGCGCCATGGCCTTGGGTGAGATTGGCTTCAGAGATTGGTGGATGGTGGTGCGACGTGAAATTTTTGTGGGTTTAACCTTGGGATCGATATTGGGAGCCATTGGGTTTTTGCGAGTCATTGCGTGGCAGGGGCTTTTTAATAGTTTTGGCCCCTACGCGACTAAAGTTGGTTTTACAGTATTTGGAAGTTTAGTGGGTGTGGTAACCTTTGGAACTTTAGCAGGTTCAGGCTTACCCTTTTTGTTAAAAAAGTGGAGATTAGATCCGGCCAGCGCCTCAGCCCCATTTGTAGCCACTTTGGTCGATGTTAGTGGGATTTTAATTTATTTTTCTTTGGCTGGGGTTTTATTACACGACGTGCTTTTTGGTTAA
- a CDS encoding zinc dependent phospholipase C family protein: MAIRHEVSSRAFARDLLLKKINPMIWLTLTVFLVNFLIPDTAYAWGPGAHIDYALNSLTHLATLAPFVKKLLAKYPKDFLYGNIAADIILGKKFAGELYHCHSWEVARPILDKAVHDNQRAFVLGYLSHLSVDIISHNYFVPYKMIRSYETLTLRHTYWEMRYDIKMNPRAWDILEELAEDKFLEHDKLLASTLKRALFSFKTTKRIFNSLMMLQRMKRWRRAAQILASNSQYVLTDLDVKEYKRLCHESMLDFLCHPDAAQCFAVDPSGKLKLLYAKETIKNLRHFMKNKLMSREQAAQFIQLVKKKLKQGIYQPVELPEVHLFLERGQ; the protein is encoded by the coding sequence GTGGCAATCCGACACGAAGTGTCGTCCCGAGCCTTTGCGAGGGATCTCTTGCTTAAAAAAATTAATCCTATGATTTGGTTAACCCTAACTGTTTTTCTTGTCAATTTTCTAATCCCCGACACAGCTTATGCTTGGGGGCCGGGGGCCCATATCGATTACGCCCTCAATAGCCTAACCCACCTAGCAACGCTAGCGCCCTTTGTAAAAAAGCTGCTGGCTAAGTACCCCAAAGATTTTCTTTATGGCAACATTGCAGCCGATATTATTTTAGGTAAAAAATTTGCGGGCGAGCTTTACCATTGCCATAGTTGGGAAGTGGCAAGGCCTATTTTAGATAAGGCCGTCCATGATAACCAGCGTGCTTTTGTGTTGGGTTATCTTTCTCATCTATCAGTCGATATTATTTCTCATAATTATTTTGTGCCTTATAAAATGATTCGTAGTTATGAAACATTAACGTTACGCCATACCTATTGGGAGATGCGTTACGATATTAAAATGAATCCTAGGGCGTGGGATATTTTGGAAGAATTGGCCGAAGATAAATTTTTAGAGCATGATAAATTATTGGCCTCAACCCTCAAGCGGGCACTCTTTTCTTTTAAGACCACCAAGCGAATTTTTAACAGCCTCATGATGCTGCAACGCATGAAACGGTGGCGGCGGGCTGCCCAGATTTTGGCTTCTAACAGCCAATATGTTTTGACAGACCTTGATGTGAAAGAATACAAGCGGCTTTGCCACGAATCGATGTTAGATTTCTTGTGCCATCCTGATGCTGCCCAGTGCTTTGCCGTAGATCCTTCAGGGAAACTTAAACTCCTTTATGCTAAAGAGACGATTAAAAATCTTCGCCATTTCATGAAAAATAAGTTAATGAGTCGTGAACAGGCAGCACAGTTTATTCAATTGGTGAAAAAGAAGCTAAAGCAAGGCATTTACCAACCGGTGGAATTGCCAGAGGTGCATTTATTTCTAGAGAGAGGCCAATAA